Proteins found in one Pocillopora verrucosa isolate sample1 chromosome 12, ASM3666991v2, whole genome shotgun sequence genomic segment:
- the LOC136277468 gene encoding endoplasmic reticulum metallopeptidase 1-like: MFKKALPAPQDRVYGGFPYYLPLRHLVRKSWYLPGPPPQVKTSPMEVKLLHRKKQDQVYSFKFSISGPDHMAVYVSPASDVDLLTSSLGPLLPIQDGGDRVVYFIYYSHGTDVGPWDLSLELLPKRHLLAKSNLLDFAVAAHYIHGKESSSPFLKEVIQAIPDWIFANDWVDTYKSWSYTT, translated from the exons ATGTTTAAAAAGGCTTTGCCTGCACCTCAGGACAGGGTTTATGGAGGTTTTCCTTATTACCTGCCATTGAGGCATCTCGTGCG AAAATCTTGGTATCTCCCTGGTCCTCCACCTCAAGTCAAAACATCTCCAATGGAAGTGAAATTGCTACATAGGAAGAAACAGGATCAAGTTTACTCATTTAAATTCTCAATATCAG GTCCTGATCACATGGCTGTATATGTATCACCTGCTAGTGACGTAGATTTGCTGACCTCTTCCCTTGGTCCCCTTTTACCAATTCAAGATGGTGGAGACAGAGTTGTGTACTTTATTTACTATTCTCATGGTACTGATGTGGGGCCCTGGGACTTATCGCTTGAGCTTCTG CCAAAAAGACACCTCCTGGCCAAGAGCAATCTATTAGACTTTGCTGTGGCAGCTCATTATATTCACGGTAAAGAGTCATCTTCACCTTTCCTCAAAGAAGTCATTCAAGCTATTCCAGACTGGATTTTTGCTAATGACTGGGTGGACACTTACAAGAGCTGGTCTTACACTACATAG